In Nyctibius grandis isolate bNycGra1 chromosome 6, bNycGra1.pri, whole genome shotgun sequence, a single genomic region encodes these proteins:
- the MTMR7 gene encoding myotubularin-related protein 7, protein MGIPNNYWQISDVNRDYGVCDSYPTEVYVPKSATAHIIVGSSKFRSRRRFPALSYYFKENNASICRSSQPLSGFSARCLEDEQMLQAIRKANPGSDFLYVVDTRPKLNAMANRAAGKGYENEDNYSNIKFQFIGIENIHVMRNSLQKMLEVCELKSPSMSDFLWGLENSGWLKHIKAIMDAGIFIAKAVAEEGVSVLVHCSDGWDRTAQVCSVASLLLDPYYRTMKGFMVLIEKDWVSFGHKFNHRYGNLDGDPKEISPVIDQFIECVWQLMEQYPCAFEFNERFLIHIQHHVYSCQFGNFLCNSQKERRELKIQERTYSLWAHLWKNRADYLNPLYRSDHSQTQGTLHPQMAPCNFLYKFWSGMYNRFEKGLHPRQSVTDYLMAVKEESQQLEEELEVLRERLANLQKSQLNDNKVKSKQQDRSKQLGLSTSNNSLANTPQEYSNDLKSFPSRSPSQGDEEDSALILTQDNLKSSDLDLSANSDQESGVEDLSCRSPSGGGCLPSEDSGKDSDEAVFLAI, encoded by the exons ATGGGTATTCCGAACAACTATTGGCAGATTAGCGATGTAAACAGAGACTATGGA GTCTGTGATTCCTATCCTACAGAAGTGTATGTACCAAAGTCTGCAACTGCACACATCATAGTGGGGAGCTCTAAATTTCGGAGCCGAAGGCGTTTCCCAGCTCTTTCCTACTACTTCAAGGAAAACAAT GCTTCCATATGTAGAAGCAGCCAGCCTTTATCTGGCTTTAGTGCTCGATGCCTTGAGGATGAACAGATGCTCCAGGCCATTAGAAAAGCAAATCCAGGAAGTGATTTCCTATATGTTGTTGATACTCGGCCCAAA ctcaACGCAATGGcaaacagagcagcagggaagggatatgaaaatgaagacaaCTACTCCAACATCAAGTTTCAATTCATAGGCATTGAGAACATCCATGTCATGAGAAATAGTTTGCAGAAAATGCTTGAAG TTTGTGAGCTGAAATCGCCTTCAATGAGTGACTTTCTGTGGGGCCTAGAAAATTCTGGCTGGCTGAAGCATATCAAAGCCATTATGGATGCTGGCATTTTTATTGCAAAG GCTGTGGCTGAGGAAGGTGTGAGTGTGCTTGTTCACTGCTCTGATGGCTGGGATAGGACAGCCCAGGTTTGCTCTGTAGCGAGCCTTCTATTGGATCCATATTACAGGACTATGAAGGGATTCATG GTGTTGATTGAAAAAGACTGGGTTTCCTTTGGTCATAAATTTAACCACAG GTATGGCAATTTAGATGGGGATCCGAAGGAGATATCCCCTGTTATTGACCAGTTCATCGAGTGTGTTTGGCAGTTAATGGAACAGTATCCTTGTGCCTTTGAATTCAATGAGAGATTCCTCATCCACATACAGCATCATGTCTATTCTTGCCAGTTTGGGAACTTCCTGTGTAACAGCCAGAAGGAGAGACGAGAGCTGAA aatccaAGAACGAACATATTCATTGTGGGCTCACCTGTGGAAAAATCGTGCCGATTACCTGAATCCTTTGTATAGATCAGACCACAGTCAAACCCAAGGGACCCTGCACCCACAGATGGCTCCATGCAACTTCTTGTACAA GTTCTGGAGTGGTATGTACAACCGCTTTGAAAAGGGGCTACATCCTCGACAGTCAGTTACTGATTATCTCATGGCAGTGAAGGAAGAAAGtcagcagctggaagaagaaCTGGAGGTCTTAAGAGAG cGATTGGCAAATCTTCAGAAATCACAATTAAATGATAATAAAGTCAAGAGTAAGCAACAAGACCGAAGCAAACAGTTAGGGCTTTCTACTTCCAACAACAGCTTAGCTAACACTCCCCAGGAGTATAGCAACGATCTGAAATCATTCCCATCCCGGAGCCCTTCACAAGGGGATGAAGAAGATTCAGCCCTGATTTTGACACAAGACAACCTGAAAAGCTCGGATCTTGACCTCTCAGCTAACAGTGATCAGGAGTCTGGTGTGGAGGACTTAAGCTGTAGGTCCCCAAGTGGGGGTGGCTGCTTGCCGAGTGAAGACAGTGGCAAAGATTCAGATGAAGCTGTATTTCTGGCAATCTGA